From the genome of Eucalyptus grandis isolate ANBG69807.140 chromosome 2, ASM1654582v1, whole genome shotgun sequence, one region includes:
- the LOC108958582 gene encoding lysine-specific demethylase 5A-like: MVGETVAYMQDFALAFLVEKIWREQLWKNGIIKSSPIAPWTCPECVGTEEDPKCIICQQYLYLSAVVCDCRPSAFVCLEHWQHICECKPSKHCLLYRHTLAELSDLLLTVDKSNGEETQRSKVLQQRSFSSETSSSVKKVKGGHATLAHLADQWLLQSTDALKNPFSKDIYQKLLKEAEQFLWAGFDMDPVRTMAKKLVDAQRWAEGVRSCLAKIENHSLGSTNALERADLEYVTELLSFDTMPCNEPGHLKLKEYAEEAKKLAGEIESTLSSSSKLLELENLYDRSCRLGILVKGSEKLAQKISSMEVILYQD; encoded by the exons ATGGTAGGCGAGACAGTAGCATACATGCAAGATTTTGCCTTGGCTTTTCTTGTG GAGAAAATTTGGAGGGAGCAACTCTGGAAAAATGGCATTATAAAATCATCTCCAATAGCACCATGGACATGTCCTGAATGCGTGGGGACTGAGGAG GATCCCAAGTGCATTATATGTCAGCAATATCTTTATCTTTCTGCAGTTGTATGTGATTGTAGGCCATCTGCTTTTGTTTGTCTTGAG CACTGGCAACACATCTGTGAATGCAAACCCAGCAAACATTGCCTCCTTTACCGTCATACATTAGCAGAGTTAAGTGACTTGCTGCTCACTGTTGATAAATCCAATGGTGAGGAGACTCAAAGGAGTAAGGTGCTCCAGCAAAGATCTTTCTCCAGCGAAACAAGTTCTTCAGTGAAAAAG GTAAAAGGTGGCCATGCTACTTTGGCTCATCTTGCGGATCAATGGCTGTTGCAGTCAACCGATGCTCTTAAAAATCCTTTCTCTAAggatatttatcaaaaactgTTGAAAGAAGCTGAACAATTTCTTTGGGCTGGTTTTGACATGGATCCT GTACGTACCATGGCAAAGAAGTTAGTCGACGCGCAGAGGTGGGCAGAAGGTGTAAGAAGTTGCcttgcaaaaattgaaaatcattcttTGGGCTCTACTAATGCTTTGGAGAGGGCAGATTTAGAATATGTCACTGAATTGTTGAGTTTTGATACCATGCCGTGTAATGAGCCTGGACATCTTAAATTGAAG GAGTATGCTGAAGAGGCAAAGAAGTTGGCCGGAGAGATTGAATCTACTCTTTCGTCATCTTCAAAG TTATTGGAGTTGGAAAACCTTTACGATAGAAGCTGTCGCTTAGGAATCCTTGTCAAAGGAAGCGAGAAACTGGCACAGAAAATTTCTTCGATGGAGGTAATTCTCTATCAGGATTGA
- the LOC120290183 gene encoding uncharacterized protein LOC120290183, giving the protein MGILDLSGKEKSAKPPRRLSIPAKSSVNPAPKLGGNVTPISEARVRRPGNSQAKNETPLSSVSRSSVRKKYNLLASTSYWLSQIGLSESDNKHSISLGFFKLASEAGCEPVQKMREELKSYAQRHNLAEFGESLKELFETYNIAESIEQMQVSQTCSQEPEGETRASDDDVHSSVSVTGARKLKPKSLNNESAQTSPVAESAKDSKPKAATKIREPVSRNSANSKTFKDRETRNLQKKPQKSVKQELNKEKAKKLERKLAAEEGQNKHLPEEDTVENKENMDSALVQEGLSEAG; this is encoded by the exons ATGGGCATTCTTGATCTCTCTGGGAAGGAGAAATCTGCAAAGCCACCTAGAAGGCTTTCCATCCCTGCTAAGTCCAGTGTGAATCCAGCTCCGAAATTGGGTGGCAACGTGACTCCGATCTCCGAGGCAAGAGTGAGGAGACCTGGGAATAGTCAAGCAAAGAATGAAACACCACTCTCTAGCGTCTCCCGGTCGTCTGTGCGGAAGAAGTACAATCTTCTTGCTTCAACATCGTATTGGCTATCGCAGATTGGTCTCTCTGAATCTGATAACAAGCACTCTATTTCTCTCGGCTTTTTCAAACTCGCTTCTGAGGCTGGATGTGAG CCCGTTCAGAAAATGCGGGAAGAGCTCAAATCTTATGCACAACGTCACAATCTTGctgaatttggagaatcactgAAGGAGTTATTTGAAACTTACAATATTGCGGAGAGTATAGAGCAGATGCAAGTGTCTCAAACCTGTTCTCAGGAGCCAGAAGGGGAAACTAGAGCATCTGATGATGATGTCCATAGCTCTGTTTCAGTGACGGGGGCTAGGAAGCTCAAACCTAAGTCTTTGAACAATGAATCTGCTCAAACTTCCCCAGTAGCAGAATCAGCCAAGGACTCCAAGCCCAAAGCTGCCACTAAGATTAGAGAACCTGTCAGTAGGAATTCGGCTAACTCCAAGACCTTCAAAGACAGAGAAACTCGAAACTTGCAGAAGAAGCCCCAGAAGTCAGTTAAACAAGAACTCaacaaagaaaaggcaaagaagctAGAAAGAAAATTGGCTGCTGAAGAAG GTCAAAATAAGCATTTACCTGAAGAGGACACTGTTGAGAACAAGGAAAACATG GACTCTGCTCTGGTTCAAGAGGGTCTGTCCGAGGCTGGTTAA